From Mesotoga infera, the proteins below share one genomic window:
- a CDS encoding helix-turn-helix domain-containing protein: MGLSQKDLAEAIGTSQSVIARIEAGKQNISYEMMNRLSDTLDLKLHIIATKEEVITLPTGLCEKLLTAGGLDESSDYSNVVRETLENSLEVREVLGRNPEFLKELSTKINQISDAYHIDAIDAIKYILTLGEATWEKLESEHVLDQPERCDEECLAG; this comes from the coding sequence ATGGGACTCTCGCAGAAGGATCTGGCCGAAGCAATAGGAACATCGCAATCGGTAATAGCAAGAATAGAAGCCGGTAAGCAGAACATATCGTATGAGATGATGAATAGGCTTTCCGATACACTTGATCTGAAGCTTCATATAATTGCTACCAAAGAGGAAGTTATAACATTGCCAACAGGACTTTGTGAGAAGCTGTTGACAGCTGGAGGTCTGGATGAGTCAAGCGATTACTCTAACGTGGTGAGAGAGACACTTGAAAATAGTCTTGAAGTGAGAGAAGTATTGGGAAGAAATCCTGAGTTCCTGAAAGAATTGTCAACAAAGATCAACCAGATAAGTGACGCATATCATATAGATGCTATCGATGCGATTAAGTACATCTTGACTCTTGGTGAAGCTACCTGGGAGAAGCTTGAATCAGAGCATGTATTGGATCAACCTGAAAGGTGTGACGAAGAATGCCTGGCCGGATGA